A window of the Cynocephalus volans isolate mCynVol1 chromosome 10, mCynVol1.pri, whole genome shotgun sequence genome harbors these coding sequences:
- the EZH1 gene encoding histone-lysine N-methyltransferase EZH1, translated as MDIPNSPTSKCITYWKRKVKSEYMRLRQLKRLQANMGAKALYVANFAKVQEKTQILNEEWKKLRVQPVQSMKPVSGHLFLKKCTIDSIFPGFASQHMLMRSLNTVALVPIMYSWSPLQQNFMVEDETVLYNIPYMGDEVKEEDETFIEELINNYDGKVHGEEEMIPGSVLISDAVFLELVDALNQYSDEEEEGHNDASDGKQDDSKEDLPVTRKRKRHAIEGNKKSSKKQFPNDMIFSAIASMFPENGVPDDMKERYRELTEMSDPNALPPQCTPNIDGPNAKSVQREQSLHSFHTLFCRRCFKYDCFLHPFHATPNVYKRKNKEIKIEPEPCGTDCFLLLEGAKEYAMLHNPRSKCSGRRRRRHHVVSASCSNTSASAMAETKEGDSDRDTGNDWASSSSEANSRCQTPTKQKASPAPPQLCVVEAPSEPVEWTGAEESLFRVFHGTYFNNFCSIARLLGTKTCKQVFQFAVKESLILKLPTDELMNPSQKKKRKHRLWAAHCRKIQLKKDNSSTQVYNYQPCDHPDRPCDSTCPCIMTQNFCEKFCQCNPDCQNRFPGCRCKTQCNTKQCPCYLAVRECDPDLCLTCGASEHWDCKVVSCKNCSIQRGLKKHLLLAPSDVAGWGTFIKESVQKNEFISEYCGELISQDEADRRGKVYDKYMSSFLFNLNNDFVVDATRKGNKIRFANHSVNPNCYAKVVMVNGDHRIGIFAKRAIQAGEELFFDYRYSQADALKYVGIERETDVL; from the exons ATGGACATACCAAATTCCCCAACCTCCAAATGTATCACTTAttggaaaagaaaagtgaaatctgAATATATGCGACTTCGACAACTTAAGCGGCTTCAGGCAAATATGGGCGCAAAg GCTCTATATGTGGCAAATTTTGCAAAGGTTCAAGAAAAAACACAGATCCTCAATGAAGAATGGAAGAAGCTTCGTGTCCAACCTGTTCAGTCCATGAAGCCTGTGAGTGGACATCTTTTTCTCAAAAAG TGTACCATAGACAGCATTTTCCCAGGATTTGCAAGCCAACATATGTTGATGAGGTCTTTGAACACAGTTGCATTGGTTCCCATCATGTATTCCTGGTCCCCTCTGCAGCAGAACTTCATG GTGGAAGATGAGACAGTTTTGTACAATATTCCCTACATGGGAGATGAGGTAAAAGAAGAAGATGAGACATTCATTGAGGAGCTGATCAATAACTATGATGGGAAAGTCCATGGTGAAGAAG AGATGATCCCTGGATCTGTCCTGATTAGTGATGCTGTTTTCTTGGAGTTGGTTGATGCCCTGAATCAATACtcagatgaggaggaggaagggcacAATGACGCCTCGGATGGAAAGCAGGATGACAGCAAAGAAGATCTGCCAgtaacaagaaagagaaaacgaCATGCTATTGAGG GCAACAAAAAGAGTTCCAAGAAACAGTTCCCAAATGACATGATCTTCAGTGCGATTGCCTCAATGTTCCCTGAGAATGGTGTCCCAGATGACATGAAGGAGAG GTATCGAGAGCTGACGGAGATGTCAGACCCCAATGCACTTCCCCCTCAGTGCACACCCAATATCGATGGCCCCAATGCCAAGTCTGTGCAGCGGGAGCAATCTCTGCACTCCTTCCACACACTTTTTTGCCGGCGCTGCTTTAAATACGACTGCTTCCTTCACC ctttTCATGCCACTCCTAATGTATATAAACGcaagaataaagaaatcaagATTGAACCAGAACCATGTGGCACGGACTGCTTCCTTTTGCTG GAAGGAGCAAAGGAGTATGCCATGCTCCACAACCCCCGCTCCAAGTGCTCCGGTCGTCGCCGGAGAAGGCACCATGTGGTCAGCGCTTCCTGCTCCAACACTTCAGCCTCTGCTATGGCTGAGACTAAAGAAGGGGACAGTGACAGGGACACAGGCAATGACTGGGCCTCCAGTTCTTCAG AGGCTAACTCTCGCTGTCAGACTCCCACAAAACAGAAGGCCAGTCCAGCCCCACCTCAGCTTTGTGTAGTGGAAGCTCCCTCAGAGCCTGTGGAATGGACTGGGGCTGAAGAATCTCTTTTCCGAGTTTTCCATGGCACCTACTTCAACAACTTCTGTTCAATTGCCAGGCTTCTGGGGACTAAGACGTGCAAGCAG GTCTTCCAGTTTGCCGTCAAGGAATCACTTATCCTGAAGCTGCCAACAGATGAGCTCATGAACccatcacaaaagaagaaaagaaagcacag gttGTGGGCTGCACACTGCAGGAAAATTCAACTAAAGAAAG ATAACTCATCCACACAAGTGTACAACTACCAGCCCTGCGACCACCCAGACCGCCCCTGTGACAGCACCTGCCCCTGCATCATGACTCAGAATTTCTGTGAGAAATTCTGCCAGTGCAACCCAGACT GTCAAAATCGTTTCCCGGGCTGTCGCTGTAAGACCCAGTGTAATACCAAGCAGTGTCCTTGCTATCTGGCAGTACGAGAGTGTGACCCTGACCTATGTCTCACCTGTGGAGCCTCAGAGCACTGGGACTGCAAGGTGGTTTCCTGTAAAAACTGCAGCATCCAGCGTGGCCTCAAGAAG caCCTGCTGCTGGCCCCCTCAGATGTGGCCGGATGGGGCACCTTCATTAAGGAGTCTGTGCAGAAGAATGAGTTCATTTCTGAATATTGTGGTGAG CTCATCTCTCAGGATGAAGCTGATCGACGAGGGAAGGTCTATGACAAATACATGTCCAGCTTCCTCTTCAACCTCAACAACG ATTTTGTAGTGGATGCTACCcggaaaggaaacaaaattcgATTTGCAAACCATTCAGTGAATCCCAACTGTTATGCCAAAG TGGTCATGGTGAATGGAGATCATCGGATTGGCATCTTTGCCAAGAGGGCAATTCAAGCTGGCGAAGAACTCTTCTTTGACTACAG GTACAGCCAAGCTGATGCCCTCAAGTACGTGGGGATCGAGAGGGAGACCGATGTCCTTTAG